The sequence below is a genomic window from Vibrio spartinae.
AAGTCAATCACGATAGGTAGACGTAAGTTGATGTTTGTTTGACCAAGATTAGTTTATGACCCACTTTGTCGTATTATTCTTGGAGCCGATTTTATCTAAACCGATTATACAGGTAGTTATTCATGTCAAAGCTAGTTTTAGTTTTAAACTGCGGTAGTTCTTCTCTTAAGTTCGCGATCGTTGATGCCGAAAATGGCAATGAGCATCTCACCGGTCTTGCTGAATGTCTCCACCTTCCAGAAGCTCGAATCAAATGGAAATTGGATGGCAAGCATGAAGCACAACTAGGAAATGGCGCTGCCCATGAAGAAGCTTTAGCTTTTATCGTTGAAACCATTCTCGCGTCTAAACCAGAACTGGCAGACAATCTGGCAGCCGTCGGTCACCGAATTGTCCATGGCGGAGAACATTTCACTCAATCTGTTTTGGTTGATGATTCCGTCCTGACAGGTATCGAAGAAGCCGCCGCCTTTGCACCACTGCATAACCATGCTCATGTTATCGGTATTAAAGCAGCACAGAGATCATTTCCAAGTCTGAAGAATGTTGTCGTGTTTGATACCGCGTTCCATCAGACCATGCCGGAAGAATCATTTTTATATGCATTGCCATATAAGCTCTACAAAGAACACGGTATTCGCCGCTATGGGATGCACGGTACATCTCACCTGTTTATTACGCGTGAAGTTGCGAAGCTTCTGGGTAAACCAAGCGACCAACTGAACATCATCAACTGCCACTTAGGCAATGGTGCTTCAGTGTGTGCGATCAAAAACGGTCAATCTGTCGATACATCGATGGGACTTACGCCGCTGGAAGGTCTTGTGATGGGGACTCGTTGTGGTGATATCGATCCAGCCATTGTTTTCTACTTGCATGATGCGCTCGGCTATTCCGTTCAAGAAATCAACACCATGCTGACGAGAGAATCCGGATTGCTAGGTCTGACTGAAGTCACTTCTGACTGTCGTTACGTTGAAGAAAACTACGGTACAAAAGAAGATGCAACCCGCGCAATGGATGTATTCTGTCATCGTCTGGCAAAATATGTTGCAGGTTTCACTGCAAGTATGGATGGTCGTCTGGATGCTATCGTATTTACCGGCGGTATTGGTGAAAACTCAGCACCGATTCGTGAAATGGTGTTAAATCGTTTAAGCATTTTTGGTATTCAGTTGAACCAAGAAGCGAACCTGAAAGCCCGCTTCGGTGGTGAAGGTACAATCACCACCGAAGAGAGTCGAATTCCAGCAATGGTCATCTCTACCAATGAAGAGTTGGTCATCGCTGAAGACACTGCAAAACTCGCAGGTCTGTAATGTCACACTGGCTAACTCGATGAGTTAGCCAGTTTTGTTCTGGGGCTTAACAACGTCTATACGTTAAGCTTTTTTCCTTTCTGCAATCAAGTTTTCATTTGTATTGCAATCAATCAATAGCTAAAGGTACTCTACTCATGTCTCGTACTATTATGCTGATCCCTATCAGTGCCGGTGTTGGTTTAACCAGTGTCAGTCTCGGGGTAATCCGCGCGATGGAGCGCAAAGGTGTTAAGGTCTCTTTTTTCAAGCCAATTGCCCAGCCTCGTCACGGCGGAGACCAGCCGGATCTGACTTCAGCCATTTTAAGTTCAAGCAGCGATATAAAAATTGCTGATCCCATGCAGATGTCAAAGGTTGAGACACTCATTGGTAGTGAACAGATGGATGTTCTCCTTGAGACCATCGTGGAAAGATATAATCAAGTGAACAAAGATTCCGAAGTCACGCTGATTGAAGGTCTTGTCCCAACGCGGAAACATCCGTTCGCCAATCAAGTCAACGCTGAAGTTGCCAAAACCCTCGGTGCTGAAATTGTCTTTGTCGCTACACCCGGAACAAACAATCCCACACAATTGAAAGAACGGATTGAAGTTGCTTGTTCAAACTTTGGTGGCACGAAGAATAACAATATTTCTGGTGTTATCATCAACAAACTCAATGCGCCCGTTGATGAAGACGGCCGTACCCGACCAGATTTGTCAGAAATTTTTGACGATAGTGATCAAGCCAAACAGACCAACCTTGAAGTCATGCAAATCTTCAATTCCAGTCCGATTCGAGTGCTGGGTTGTGTGCCATGGCGTATTGATCTGATTGCAACGCGTGCGATTGATATGGCGAAGCACCTGAATGCAGAAATCATCAACAAAGGTGAAATCAACACGCGCCGGATCAAAAGTATTACCTTCTGTGCCCGCTCACTACCAAACATGATTGAGCATTTCAAACCGGGTTCACTATTGGTAACTTCAGCGGATCGCCCCGACGTCATGGTTGCAGCAGCACTGGCAGCAATGAATGGGGTTGATATCGGTGCGGTTCTCCTGACCGGTGGTTATGATATGCCAGAGACGATCATGAATCTGTGTCGCCCGGCATTTGAATCGGGTCTACCGATCTTTAAAGCACAGGGTAACACCTGGCAAACATCACTGAACTTACAGAGTTTCAGCCTCGAAGTGCCGGCAGATGATAAAGAACGGATCGAATTCGTCAATGAGCATGTGGCCAGTCATATCGACGGGCCGTGGATCGACTCCCTGACTGAAGGTACACAAGGTGTTCGTCGCCTCAGTCCACCGGCTTTCCGCTACCAGCTCACTGAATTTGCACGCCGTGCGAACAAACGGATTGTTTTACCTGAAGGTGATGAACCTCGTACCGTTAAAGCGGCATCGATTTGTGCTGAGCGCGGCATTGCAGAATGTGTTCTGTTGGGTAATCCAGAAGAGATCAAACGCATCGCCATCCAACAAGGTGTTGACTTGGGTACTGGTATCACCATCATCAACCCAAGTGATGCGCGTGAAGAGTATGTCGAACGTTTGGTTGAACTGCGTAAAAACAAAGGTATGACCGAAGTTGTCGCCAGAGAACAGTTAAAAGATACGGTTGTTCTGGGAACGATGATGCTGGAAAAAGGTGAAGTTGACGGCTTGGTTTCCGGTGCTGTGCATACAACGGCAAATACAATTCGCCCACCGTTACAGCTGATTAAGACCGCACCGAATGCTTCGCTCGTGTCTTCAATCTTCTTCATGTTGCTTCCGGATCAGGTTCTGGTTTATGGAGACTGCGCCATCAACCCGGATCCAAATTCAGAACAACTGGCTGAAATAGCAATTCAATCTGCTGATTCTGCGATTGCGTTTGGTATTGAACCACGTGTTGCAATGATTTCTTACTCGACAGGAACTTCTGGTCAGGGTGCGGATGTTGATAAAGTTCGTGAAGCAACACGCATCGCACAAGAAAAACGTCCTGATTTAATCATTGATGGTCCGCTTCAATACGATGCCGCAATCATGGAAAACGTTGCCGCGTCGAAAGCACCAGACTCCCCGGTTGCAGGTAAAGCGACGGTATTTGTCTTCCCTGATCTGAATACAGGGAATACAACCTACAAAGCGGTACAGCGCTCTGCTGATTTGGTCTCTATCGGTCCAATGCTGCAAGGCATGCGTAAACCTGTTAACGATCTGTCTCGTGGTGCTTTGGTAGACGATATTGTCTATACCATCGCTCTGACAGCGATTCAGGCGAGCCAAGAACAGCAATAATGTCTGGTTCGTAAAAAAAGCCCTCACTTCAAGTTTTGAAGCGAGGGCTTTTTTATATTGTCATCCAGAATCAGCATAGGTTAGCGCTGATATCTGCTTACCATCAAGTGAGATGTGCTCTGCCATGCGGAGACAGTAAATCCAACTCAGGGCCAGCGGGAACCACCTGTGTCGGATTAATCCCTGTATGACTAAAGTAATAATGCCGCTTAATATGATAAAAATCTGTCGTATCTTGAATCCCCGGAATTTGATACAGCTCTCTCAGATACCCGGATAAATGCTGGTAATCGGCAATACGCTGTTTATTACATTTGAAATGTCCGACATAGACTGCATCGAAACGAATCAATGTCGTAAATAATC
It includes:
- a CDS encoding acetate kinase, which gives rise to MSKLVLVLNCGSSSLKFAIVDAENGNEHLTGLAECLHLPEARIKWKLDGKHEAQLGNGAAHEEALAFIVETILASKPELADNLAAVGHRIVHGGEHFTQSVLVDDSVLTGIEEAAAFAPLHNHAHVIGIKAAQRSFPSLKNVVVFDTAFHQTMPEESFLYALPYKLYKEHGIRRYGMHGTSHLFITREVAKLLGKPSDQLNIINCHLGNGASVCAIKNGQSVDTSMGLTPLEGLVMGTRCGDIDPAIVFYLHDALGYSVQEINTMLTRESGLLGLTEVTSDCRYVEENYGTKEDATRAMDVFCHRLAKYVAGFTASMDGRLDAIVFTGGIGENSAPIREMVLNRLSIFGIQLNQEANLKARFGGEGTITTEESRIPAMVISTNEELVIAEDTAKLAGL
- the pta gene encoding phosphate acetyltransferase, with the protein product MSRTIMLIPISAGVGLTSVSLGVIRAMERKGVKVSFFKPIAQPRHGGDQPDLTSAILSSSSDIKIADPMQMSKVETLIGSEQMDVLLETIVERYNQVNKDSEVTLIEGLVPTRKHPFANQVNAEVAKTLGAEIVFVATPGTNNPTQLKERIEVACSNFGGTKNNNISGVIINKLNAPVDEDGRTRPDLSEIFDDSDQAKQTNLEVMQIFNSSPIRVLGCVPWRIDLIATRAIDMAKHLNAEIINKGEINTRRIKSITFCARSLPNMIEHFKPGSLLVTSADRPDVMVAAALAAMNGVDIGAVLLTGGYDMPETIMNLCRPAFESGLPIFKAQGNTWQTSLNLQSFSLEVPADDKERIEFVNEHVASHIDGPWIDSLTEGTQGVRRLSPPAFRYQLTEFARRANKRIVLPEGDEPRTVKAASICAERGIAECVLLGNPEEIKRIAIQQGVDLGTGITIINPSDAREEYVERLVELRKNKGMTEVVAREQLKDTVVLGTMMLEKGEVDGLVSGAVHTTANTIRPPLQLIKTAPNASLVSSIFFMLLPDQVLVYGDCAINPDPNSEQLAEIAIQSADSAIAFGIEPRVAMISYSTGTSGQGADVDKVREATRIAQEKRPDLIIDGPLQYDAAIMENVAASKAPDSPVAGKATVFVFPDLNTGNTTYKAVQRSADLVSIGPMLQGMRKPVNDLSRGALVDDIVYTIALTAIQASQEQQ